A region from the Ktedonobacterales bacterium genome encodes:
- a CDS encoding histidine phosphatase family protein, with product MTHLYLIRHGDFMFGLKDGRYLDLGLTPLGVTQAERLRDRLARTGEIQADVLIASTLPRARQTAEILAPALGLPVVLDEEVEEWRNEDGSLSPGELEERAQAIPEGQMPFFRWVPGCENWLEFSIRADAALNRIVREHAGKTIVVVCHGNVIEAAFSFFLGASGAPLLRFNVLAGHTSISHWQKEVPFPGFLSEWLLERFNDRVHLVEPVGGD from the coding sequence GTGACGCATCTGTATTTGATTCGACATGGGGATTTTATGTTTGGGCTGAAGGATGGCCGGTATCTTGACCTGGGGCTGACGCCGCTGGGTGTGACGCAGGCAGAACGGCTGCGGGACCGTCTGGCAAGGACCGGTGAGATTCAGGCGGATGTGTTGATTGCGAGTACGCTGCCACGCGCCCGGCAGACGGCGGAGATTCTCGCGCCCGCGCTGGGTCTGCCGGTGGTGTTGGATGAGGAGGTTGAGGAGTGGCGTAACGAGGATGGGAGCCTGAGTCCTGGGGAGCTTGAGGAGCGGGCGCAGGCGATCCCGGAGGGTCAGATGCCTTTTTTTCGCTGGGTTCCTGGGTGTGAGAACTGGCTGGAGTTTTCGATTCGGGCGGATGCTGCGCTGAATCGGATTGTGCGGGAACATGCAGGGAAGACGATTGTGGTGGTGTGCCACGGCAATGTGATCGAGGCGGCCTTTTCGTTTTTTCTGGGGGCGAGTGGCGCGCCGCTGCTGCGGTTCAATGTGCTGGCGGGGCATACTTCTATTAGCCACTGGCAGAAGGAGGTACCTTTTCCTGGTTTTCTGAGCGAGTGGCTGCTGGAACGCTTTAATGATCGGGTTCATCTGGTGGAGCCGGTGGGAGGCGATTGA